The Actinoplanes sp. N902-109 genomic interval GCTGGTCGATGGCGGTCCGGAGGTGCTCGATGCCGTCGAGGACCTCTTACTGGCCGCGGGCGCGACCCCGGCCGCCGGACCGTCCAAGGTTTCGCGCGCCCTCGGCGACCGGCTCGATGCCCTGGCAAAAACCTCCAAAAAGTCCAAGAAGGTCAACCCCGTCCTCCGGTACGCCATCGAGCAGCGCGACGCCGTTGCCGAGCAGGACGCCGGAGTGCGCGCGGGCGACGCCGAGGCGGTGCACAAGATGCGGGTGGCCACCCGGCGCCTGCGCAGCACCCTCAAGACCTTCAAGGACGCCTTCGACCCCGAGCTGGCGGCGACCCTCAAGGTCGAGCTGAAGTGGCTGGCCGGCTGTCTGGGGGCGGTCCGCGACGGTCAGGTGCTCTCCCGCAAGCTGGTCGCGGCTGCGGAGCCGTTCCCCGAGGAGGCCGCCCACATCCGTCAGAAGCTCGCCGATGACGTCGAGCAGGGCCACGTCAGGCTCACCGCTGCCCTGGACTCCGACCGTTATCTGGCCCTGCTCGACGCGATGGACGAGTTGGTCGCGCACCCGGCGCCGAACGACGCCGGGGCGCTGCGCGAGGCCCGCAAGACCCTGCGCAAGGCGGACCGGCTGCTCGACGAGGCGGTCGCCGACGGGGTCGACGTCGAGCTGCACGAGGCCCGCAAGAAGTACAAGCAGGCCCGGTACGGCGTCGAGGTGTTCGCGGCCGACGCCGGCAAACCGGGCAAGCAGCTCGTCACGGCGCTGACCGAGTTGCAGGATGTGCTGGGTGCCCATCAGGACTCAGTGGTCGCCCGGGAGGTGTTGTGGGAGGTGTCCCGGAGCGCGCCGGACGCTTTCGCGTACGGAATCCTGCATGCCCGTCAGGAGCAGGTGGGTGAGCAGACCCTGACCGCATTGCCCGCCGCCACCGTCGCCTCGCGCAAGCGGAAGTCGCGCGCCTGGCTCGGCTGACCGTTAACCGCTCGGCTACCTTCTCGTCACCCACCGCAAGTTGGGTTGTCGGTGCTCGTGGGTAAGAAGTTGATCCATGCAGGCCGAGCAGGAGCAGAACCACCAGCAGGAACCCGGCGAGCAGCAACCGGGTCCGGCTTCAGCACCCGCGGAGGAGCTGACCACGGAGCCGTACCGGGGGCCGATCAGCCAGCTCACCGGTTACCGGGTCGCCGACAACGACGATGACGACCCGGTGCTGCTCAACGCGGACGGGACGCCGGTGGACACCTGGCGTGAGGACTACCCGTACGACTTCCGCATGCCCCGCTCCGAGTACGACCACCACAAGCGGCTGCTCCAGATCGAGTTGCTCAAGCTGCAGAACTGGTGCAAGAGCACCGGCGAACGGATGGTGATCCTGTTCGAGGGCCGGGATGCGGCCGGCAAGGGCGGCACGATCAAGCGCTTCATGGAGCACCTCAACCCTCGCGGGGCGTCCGTGGTCGCGCTGGAGAAGCCGAACGAGCGCGAGAGCACGCAGTGGTACTTCCAGCGCTACATCAAGCATCTGCCCGCGGCCGGCGAGATCGTGCTGTTCGACCGGTCCTGGTACAACCGGGCCGGCGTCGAGCGGGTCATGGGCTTCTGCACCCGGGCCGAGTACCTGGAGTTCATGCGCCAGGCCCCGGATCTGGAGCGGATGCTGGTCCGCTCGGGCGTCCACCTGATCAAATTCTGGTTCTCGGTCTCCCAGGGCGAGCAGCGCACCCGGTTCGCGATCCGTCAGGTCGACCCGGTGCGGCAGTGGAAGCTCTCGAAGATGGATCTGGAATCCCTCGACAAGTGGGGCGAGTACACCGAGGCCAAGGAGGCGATGTTCTTCTACACGGACACCGCCGACGCCCCCTGGACCGTGGTCAAGAGCAACGACAAGAAGCGGGCGCGGATCGAGGCGATGCGGTACGTGCTCGACCGCTTCGACTACGACGACAAGGACGCGAGCGTCGTCGGCACCCCGGATCCGCAGATCATCGGGCATGCCTCACTTGCGGTGGAAGGAACGGAAATGTCCCCCCGGGTATTCCCGCGGTTGTAGTGACCTTAAAAGCGTTGTCGACAGGCCTCCCGGGTGGCTAACGTGGCGGTACACGTGAAAGGAGGTGGTCCGAAGTTGTATAGCAACGGGACTCGTGAGGTGGCTGTCCGCTAGCCGCTGTCCTCGACAGCTTCGAGTTTTTCTGTAGTACGTCGAGACCGTGTGGCAGCGGTCAGGCGAGTACCAGGCAGCCACCCGACCCCCGGGGATCCGGCCTTGTCCGACCGGACCTCGCACCCTCACCGGTGCGAGGAAGTCCCCGGGGGTCGCCTTATCTCCAGCAACCGCGGGGACCGCAGATGCGTGAGCTGACCATCCTCGGCACGGCCAGCCAGGTGCCCACCCGGCAGCGCAACCACAACGGCTATCAGCTGCGCTGGGACGACGAAGTGATCCTCTTCGACCCGGGCGAGGGCACCCAACGCCAGATGCTGATGGCCGGTATCGCCGTCTCGCCGCTCACCCGCATCTGCATCACGCACTTCCACGGCGACCACTCGCTCGGCCTGCCCGGCGTCATCCAGCGCATCTCGCTCGACAAGGTGCCGCACCCGGTACGCATCCACTTCCCGGCCGGCGGCCGCGACTATCTCGACCGTCTGTGGCACGCCACCAGCTTCTACGACGTCGCCGACATCGTGCCTGAACCGGTCGGCCCCGGCTTCCGCGTGCAGACCCCCGCGGGCATGCTCAGCGCGCTGCCCCTCCGGCACTCCATCGAG includes:
- a CDS encoding CYTH and CHAD domain-containing protein; protein product: MQKATENERKYDVPAGFALPVLAGAGGVSTLGEVETHDLDATYFDTDDLRLVRNKRTLRRRTGGHDAGWHLKTPGEGTSRTEHRLPLGEDTNAVPAELTGEVRRIVRTKTLQPVARLRTHRIETPLRGADGSTLALVAQDEVTAETGSGEQSWQELEVELVDGGPEVLDAVEDLLLAAGATPAAGPSKVSRALGDRLDALAKTSKKSKKVNPVLRYAIEQRDAVAEQDAGVRAGDAEAVHKMRVATRRLRSTLKTFKDAFDPELAATLKVELKWLAGCLGAVRDGQVLSRKLVAAAEPFPEEAAHIRQKLADDVEQGHVRLTAALDSDRYLALLDAMDELVAHPAPNDAGALREARKTLRKADRLLDEAVADGVDVELHEARKKYKQARYGVEVFAADAGKPGKQLVTALTELQDVLGAHQDSVVAREVLWEVSRSAPDAFAYGILHARQEQVGEQTLTALPAATVASRKRKSRAWLG
- the ppk2 gene encoding polyphosphate kinase 2, with amino-acid sequence MQAEQEQNHQQEPGEQQPGPASAPAEELTTEPYRGPISQLTGYRVADNDDDDPVLLNADGTPVDTWREDYPYDFRMPRSEYDHHKRLLQIELLKLQNWCKSTGERMVILFEGRDAAGKGGTIKRFMEHLNPRGASVVALEKPNERESTQWYFQRYIKHLPAAGEIVLFDRSWYNRAGVERVMGFCTRAEYLEFMRQAPDLERMLVRSGVHLIKFWFSVSQGEQRTRFAIRQVDPVRQWKLSKMDLESLDKWGEYTEAKEAMFFYTDTADAPWTVVKSNDKKRARIEAMRYVLDRFDYDDKDASVVGTPDPQIIGHASLAVEGTEMSPRVFPRL